The following is a genomic window from Tripterygium wilfordii isolate XIE 37 chromosome 19, ASM1340144v1, whole genome shotgun sequence.
TGATGTGGCAATATCTTATTGGCAGGTACAACAAAAAATCATAGACTCGGGTCAAAGATGAACTTCCAAAACATCTCCTCCCGCCTCCCACACCCCAATTCCATCCACTATTATTTCGTACACTCCACGCGAGGCAATCAAAGTTTGATGCAATAGGTCGTGTAATCCACGCCATATCCTAGCGCGTGAACAAATGTACACCAGTCAAACATCTCGTTTCCTATATGAACAAGGTTTGAAGACCCATTTTTGTCTTTGTCGAGCAGAGCTTCTTCAATGGAGGACTCACAGAGGAGAAGAAGCGAAGCAGAGACGAAAGAATTGAAAAAGAATGCGACCCATGAAGCACTGAATCTCGCCGGGCTTTCTATTGGCTTCAACGTACGGTTGAGATCATCTGATATGCCGGTACATATGCAAGAGCGGGCTCTTCGTTGTACAAGATCGTTCCTCGATTCGAATCCTAGAAAGCGCCCGAACCCGACCCAACTCTCCCAAACCCTCAAAAAGGTAAACTACTTGCTCAGTCAATTTGACAGAATGTGAATTTGTTTGTTTCCGAAAgatgttttgattttatttttctgattGTCTGTCTGTGTTTTTGGGGTTTGTTTCGTTTCTTCGAAGGAGTTTGACTCGGTGTACGGACCAGCGTGGCACTGTGTGGCCGGAACGAGTTTTGGGTCGTTTGTGACTCACTCACGCGGTGGGTTCTTGTACTTCTCCGTCGACTCGCTGTTTGTTCTTCTCTTCAAAACGGAGGTTCAAGTGGTCAAAGAAGTTTGACTCGGTCTTTAACACACTCGCAGGAGTAGATAATTCAAGATACTCGCCGTCCCAGGTCACCAACAATGACAATAGATGGAACAACTctccttgtttttttttccccccttctaTTCGAGTATGAGTAGCTTTAGCTTGAAAGTAAAAAAATGTTAGAGTAGATAGATATGATATTTGATTGAAAGTTTCTCAAGTGTTTTGGTTTATTTCATCAGAAACTCAATCACGAATCTTAGGGTGTTCGCCGTCAATTTTGGTGGTTTTCCTTTTTCCTCctgtttttgacataaattaaatCGATCAAAGTGattggtttttcttcttcttctttttttaagttCGGTTTTTAATGAAGAAATGCATAAATCGACAAATCAATTCGATTTTGACGATCTTTTGAGCAATCCTGAATATGATTAGTCTCTTCAAGACTTGCAACTTGGGTTGGTTTGGtattcattttgtttgtttCAGTTAAAAAATATTAGAGGTCATAGTAAAAAACATCTCAACCATTTCATTAGTGGATCTTGTCCTTTGATCGAGGTAAATATAAAGACCCACAAAATCTAATGATTAAATCAAAGAGTGACACATTTAGTATTAGGATAATCGAGATGTTTTTTATTAGAATCTCTGTTACTTTCTGGTTTGAATAAGCTATAAACAAAATCAGGGCTATTGAAAAAGCTGTGCATATTAAAAACCAAGTGGGGTTTTGTTTAGACTTTGACTTCGTTTAGTTGAGTTTCCCAAAGTTGATTTCTCCTTCATTTGCCATTTAATGATTTAACATTTCTTCCAAAGGTTGTGTTTTGGGAGTCTGTGTTTGGTCAATCAAATTAGACAAGTAGCtggttttccttctcttcttttttttttccttccctttttgcTTTTCAGGGTACGTAGTTGGTAAATGGCAGCAGAATAGGGGAATTGCCTATAATCCAGCCTTACAAGGTCAGTAGTAAGTATGTCCTACAATAAACCTTCAAACAAGGCAATTTGTACCATTTAAAAGACACAGGGAATTAAGTATTGGTTCACATCAGTTTGTGAAATTGTTTGTAaagttgattaaaaa
Proteins encoded in this region:
- the LOC119986049 gene encoding dynein light chain, cytoplasmic-like encodes the protein MEDSQRRRSEAETKELKKNATHEALNLAGLSIGFNVRLRSSDMPVHMQERALRCTRSFLDSNPRKRPNPTQLSQTLKKEFDSVYGPAWHCVAGTSFGSFVTHSRGGFLYFSVDSLFVLLFKTEVQVVKEV